The Nitrososphaerota archaeon genomic interval GCCTGTGTCCAGTGTGAAGCGGGCTCCCTCGACCTCGGCGAGGAGGACTTCGACCGACTCGAAGGTGCTGGCGAGTGGGAAGTGGTACTTCGATCTGCTCCGAGTCTGGTTCTCAATGCTGATGATGAGCCTTCCGTCCGCCTGCTTCACCATGCCGCGGAGGAGGGCGACCGAATTCTCGGTTGACTGGGGGACGAGCCCTTCGTTGTGGACGCTCCCGGGGTGGACGGTGATGATGGAGGCGCCCAGGAACTCTCCGAACTTTGCGAAGTCGTTCAGGCTCTTGGCCACCGCGCCCTTGACCGGCTGGAATGGGGCTGCAGGGTTTAGGTCGGTGAAGGGGGCGTGGAGGGTGACAGCCATGCTGTAGGAGGAGAGGGTGTCCTTGAGGGTCCTGCGGTCGCTCCAGTCGTGGTAGGCGTGGGGGAC includes:
- a CDS encoding sugar phosphate isomerase/epimerase, which translates into the protein MKLGVSTWCLLNSEVNSAIRAIGDAGFDFVEVWGEVPHAYHDWSDRRTLKDTLSSYSMAVTLHAPFTDLNPAAPFQPVKGAVAKSLNDFAKFGEFLGASIITVHPGSVHNEGLVPQSTENSVALLRGMVKQADGRLIISIENQTRSRSKYHFPLASTFESVEVLLAEVEGARFTLDTGHAHVNGHDPLALAERVGPKLVEVHLSDNGGAADDHLIPGEGNASLKPLLDRVADTEVLVCFELDPHRYSEEQVLKATTQWKSDLDRKPVDAI